A region of the Apus apus isolate bApuApu2 chromosome 5, bApuApu2.pri.cur, whole genome shotgun sequence genome:
CCGGAGGAGACGCACGGAAAAGGGGACCCGACGGCTCCGGGACAAAGCCGGCGCTGAGGGAGACGCGGGCCCCGCCAGCCGCCGAGCAGCCCGCGCCAGGCCCCCGCTCCCCGACACCCGCCGCGGCCCGGAAAGGGGCTCTCGGTGACCCGGCCGCGCTGTTACCTTGGCGAGCATTTTCTTCAGCTGGCTCTCGGAGACCGCCATGGCGGCCGGGCCcctcccgccctccctcccGCCGGTGCCGCCGCGCACCGGCCGGGCCCGCCCCTCCGTCCGCACAGGAAGCGCCCGCGCTTCCGGCGGCCGCGCCCACTTCCGCCCGGCCGTGACGCCGCTTCCGGCAGGGCCCGagggccgcgccgggccggcGGGGCCTGGCGTGGCGGGACCCGGGGAGCCTGCGGGACCCGGCGTGGCGGGACCCGGCGTGGCGGGACCCGGGGGGCCTGCGGGGCCTGGCGTGGCGGGACCCGGCGTGGCGGGACCCGGGGGGCCTGCGGGGCCTGGCGTGGCGGGacccggggcggggggcacaGCCCGTGCGGCGCCGGGAGGGCACGCGGCCCTTCCCGCCTCTTCCAAGGACCGTGACCCGAAAGCGAGTGACGTTTCACTTCCAGACAGCCACGATGGCTCGCTCAGAACGTCAGCGTCACTCTGAAATACAGCCCTGGAAGGGGCTGAAGCTTTTTTAGGGTCAATCCTATTACTAATCCCCCCTAAAGGAGCGAAACGCCTGGACTGGTTGCATGAGGGCACCTTGAGAAACAGTAAAACACGTAATTTATGCAGTTTTTTCCAAAGTAAGACAGACAATAACAACACCAAAGTCCAGCCGGAGTTGCTGGAGTTCTTCTTGTTTTTATGTAGCAGCAAAGTTAGTCACCTGCAGCCATCACTTAGCCTGTCACTGACAGTCCCAAAGAAGGAAATTTGAGTAttccatggagaaaaaaaaaaaaaaaaaaagacaaccctGAATTAccaaaggtggttttttttcacattttaatctGAATTCTGAGATCCATATTCACGCGGAATTCCCTCTAAGTTTGGCTCCTTGTGAGCTACAGCTGGAAGGCACCAAGGAACAGACACACGTCGTACTGCTGCTCAGAAAGTTTCACCAACACGTAACGGGTCACACTCCAAGAAGCACACATGGAATGACATCCTTACACTGCACACAGCAGGAGGGGAGCCCGTGtctcctctgcctgcactgTGATGCTGAGGTACCATGGGGAGGAATACAGTTGTACCAGTGCAGtgaatcaaaaccaaacaccctttatcttaaaaatacctgctttttgATTTATCTAAAAATCCACATCCTGCTTTTTCAGCACATCCTTGGCCTCTCCACCAGAGGGCTGCAGGTTCTGTTGCCTTCTCAAGTAGCTGCATTCTCCTCAGGCCAATGATGTGAAGGGGGAGAAAGGCCAGAGAGCATCCCGGGCtccatcaaaagaagtgtggccagcagggccagggaggagattctgcccctctactctgctctggtgagaccccacctggaattctgcatacagctctggggccctcagcacaagaaagataaagacctgttggagagggtccagaaaaaggccaccaagatgatccaagggctggagcatgtctgccatgaagacaggctgaaagagttggggctgttcagcctggggaagagaaggctctgaggggACTgtatagtggccttccagtacattAAGgagacctacaggaaagctggggagggacttttcaccagagagggcagtgataggacaaggggtaagagttctaaactgaaagaggggagatttaggttagacatcaggaagaaattcttcaccatgagggtagtaaggtgctggaataggttgcccaaggaggttgtggaagccccctccctggaggtgtttaaggccaggttggatgagccttgtgcagcctggtctagtgggaggtgtccctgctcatagcaggggggttgaaaccTCATGATCTTTACGGTCCCTCCCAACCttaaccagtctatgattctatgacatcaGCTGGCTTTGGATTAAGGCCTGAACCCCTAGATACCTCTACATTACTTAACTGCCAGATTTTATACTTTATTTGGAGCccacctgttccagtgctgcacAGGTTAAGAGTGTATCATGTATGTACTTAGAGATgcagcacttaaaaaataagagtAAACAAGTAATGACCAGAAAGTCTCAGACTTCAGTAAATATACAACAGAAATTCATGTCCAATACTTTGGGTTCAAAAGGTACTTGCTAACATCATGCTTAtagcttttttccctccttagTAATAAGCAAGAGTTGTTGACCTCACAGCATCTGTGATAGACATGAAAGATCCAGCTACTGAACTGTATCCCCTGGTACCCTGAAGAGCTGGAGGGTGACCCTATTCTAGACAAGCCCCTGGTACAGCACTTAAAAACCAGGAGGAAGCATTCTAGCTGGCCCTAAGCACTAGAGTTTCCACAGAGTTGGGTAACTGTGTCCTAATGAGGTGCAAAGAGTTAACAACCCAAGAATAAGGCTATAATTGGCAAcaaagaaagacagacaaaagTCCCCTGAATGTAAGTAAAACATTCCTGCACATTACCTGCCTTATTTTGGCTACCAAAAGTgcacttttcaaagaaaatactgcGCAGTGCAGTGTTGAATAATTTACACCAAacctgaaaaagcagtttttgaAAGTAAAGTAACAAACCTTTTTGGTTTATATAGAAATTCATATACACCAAGCAACCCTTTCTGCCTAGCAAATCTCCAACATGTGAGCAGACACTGGGGCTTCCCTTGTGCTTGCTTACAGTTTCAGTTGCTGCTGAAGGTCATGAATTGAGCCTGCACTGCTTTGCAGTTTCTCTTGCACTAGTGGGTCTTCTTCAAATTTGATCATTTCAATTACTCCACTGGTTCCAAGAATACACGGCAGACTTAAGAATACTTCACTGTTTATATTGCAACATCcctgaaaaaacacacaaagacAACCTGTCACACAGTTActtatttctgctctgtgtgaaGCATGCACTACACAGAGTAACTTGGTTAAATTCAGCAAGGATATTCCATCATATGGCATGTTTTGTGTATGTAAAATGCCAATTATTTTAGATCCTGGGTGCAATGGGTTGCTGTAtagaaactttaaaatattactgtacAGATAAAAAATCTTGAACCATGCCACCACCCTGGAGGAGTTTCCCATAATAGATACATCAGACCTCTAAAATGCAGGCAGAGCTTCTACTACAGAACTACTGTTTAACCAATTACTTAGGTAGAACAAGCAGGGATGCCTGACAGTACAGTATCATTAATTCTTTTAGgactgaacaaaaataaatttacaaatGCAGCCAAAGACAGCTACCTAGggaatatttttcaagtgttgATCCAATATTCATTCAGTGAGAGACTTCATTAAACTTGCATCCCTGTAATTCAAGTTTACACtgtagattttatttatttataggaTCTGTATGGCAAAAATTTACATTCTGCATTTACTCTGCAGTTTAAGAGGCTTGTCACTCCTCTACATCTGCATTTAGTTCATATATGATTAAAACCTTTACTTGAAAACTTGATAATGAAATTAGGTCTAAGTCTGTGCTTGATAAAATGAGGAGCCTGCTCAACTTCCCTGTATTGGCACATGCAAATCACCTTTCTGAAGCCCATAAATAGAAGTGAACAGTAAATGTTTcttcttgggttttttccctcataTGAAATGACTTAATGCTTTAATAAAGCTTCTTAGgataaactttaaaataaaggttCAGTTTACAATTTTAAGTTAAATATAGTTTCTCAACATAAAGTATCAAGGAGTAAAACAGCAGCTGATCAAATAAAATACTggcagaaaatgcattttatacTTTCAAAGAAGatactgaattattttggcCCCTGGAAAAATCTACATTAAATTCTAAGCACTTGGAAACTGCAACACACACATTTCTCTTCATTTGCCAAACCCAACTATTGTGGGGAACTGGTCAGCAACCTTGAACATATCTTCCCTCTGGACTCTAGTATTTTTGGGACAATAATCCACTTTTAATACTGGTCTCAGATTAACACAATTTATTGCTCATTTTTGGACTAGACTTGAAATTCGCTTTTGGAAGAAAGTAACACAACAGTTACTGCTACTTTAGAATGGTTTCTTTAAGTGAGATGTCTGTGCTGCTAAAATTAATGGTCATATTCAGTATTTATAATGTAACTACAGTGCCAACCAAAAATATATTCATAACACATTTACCTTTGCCAGAGTGGATACAGAATGAACCTTTCTTTTATCTCTCAGTATACTGTCAGTCAAATCAGCAACTGAGAGCCCAACAGACCACGATCTCTGACCTTTCTCCTTGAGAATTTCCATAGCTCTACATaaacaaggaaaaggagaaaaacatcatgtttagattttaattatttccattttggtTTATACGTAAAACCCAAAAGACAGATTAAGTGTATTTTATCAGGTAAAGTGTACTATAAAAACATGATTCTCTGTTttggaaaacaacagaaaggaaCTAAGATTTGCTTTAAATAATGTCTTTATGTATATTTTACACAGAATAGTAACAATTCTATGTTTTGTCAAGAAGTGTAACTGATATGTGACTAATTAAATAAGGTAAATTGATCCAAACGTGTACTTTGCTTTGAAGTAAACTGCTTCCCACAAGCTCTAAGAAAAGTATGTCAGAAGGCTTGTCTActacttgaaaaaaacacaacacaacacaaTTGAAATGGCTGCTCTAGTATTCTAGTGTATATTCTACAAAGCTTATCTTGTCCTTAGATTGTCAGAGGCACATTACTGAGAACTGCAGAAGAACAGTGGGCACATGTACACATATATGACAGTGAATGACACTCAAGACCTACAACTCCCTATAAACTCAGTGTGTGAACATTTTAGAGCAAACTTTCTCCTTTTCACAAAGAGGTGAAGGAAAACACTCTGCAAACTTTGAGTGCCCAAACATgaataaaaaagcattaagGGTTATCATGGTGTTACCTGTTAGCCACCTTTTCCCTTGAGTTACGAACAGCCATTGCTTCAGTTTGATTTGCAATTAAATTACCACTGGTCCATGATGGTACTAAATAGAAACAATCAACATTTAAATGCACATCTAAAAAATGACTAAATTAGGTAGCAGATAAGGTGGGGAgcagaaaataagtaaatatttcAAGCTTTCCACATTTTCCTTCCCCCAGAACAATCCCAACGTGGCTGATGACCTTCTGAGGTTCCCTGGACTGCTGAAATAAAGTCTATAGTAGCGCCTTGCCAGACACACTTGCTAAAAATGAAGTAATACATAACAATTCTTACACTAGTGGTAACCAACCATATATCACATTTCCTCCATCTTTCATTACCTCTAACTTACATGGTTATACCAAATAAAAAGCATTGGAAGTtgtattttctatatttatttttttactgtgacaAATGTCAAGTACTTTTGCTCCCACTCCAGATCTATAGTCTTGGGCATGCACCAAAACTGTATTATTGTATTACTTAGAACCATTATTATAAAAACGTACCACCCTGCTTATGACTGCCTTCATTTCTCATTTACTTAAGCACTGCCAGGATATTATATACTTAGTCACAATAACGTATCACTTTACCTTTGTCCTCCCCTTGTTCACCAATGATCCAAGTGTCTTTTGCCAACACCTGTGCTTTCAAAAGGTTTGTCAGTATATATTGAAACCTCTCAGCATCTAGGTTGGTGCCTACTCCAATAACTCTGCTTTTGGGAAATGCACTCAGCTTCCATGACACATATGTCATTACTTCAACtatatgtgaaagaaaaatacattgaaaattaAGTACCACACAAAATTTAACACAACTGCAAATTACGAATCACAATTATTAAAATCTTGGGACCAAGTTGTTTACTTTAGAAAAAGTATAAGCATGTAAGAACACatcagtaatttatttcagcCTATAACCAAGGTGAAGAAAATTCACAGCCCAAGTAGAGTTTTAAGAGAAGTGAAACTTCAGAATGAGTCACCATGCTTCCTCAGAAATCTCACATGCTGCTAAATTTAATTCAACCAGTGTTTAATTCCTTCTCATTTGGCAAGTACTGATCTCCATCTCCACAGCTCTAAATGGAAGGGTAGGGTAAGAAGCGCTTGAGAAATAGAAAAGGGCTGTCTTCAGTGTGCTTACAGGACTGAGAGGCTCACATGTActtctttccctgtttttaagtagtgtttttgctttgtcttaGATCAGTGTTACTGACCCAACAGATTTAAACTTTCCACCCAAACATGGCTGCAATATTTACTATCAACACCACATTATGTATATTAGTAGTATGTGAGCCTGACTGTATGGCACATAACACACATGCATCTCTCCTTACTGCACAGGAGAAATGTATACATCAAACAACTGACAAGACAACAGCCAATGGCTATAATGTGTAGATAGTCAGGTGGAAACTATGTACAGAAACTATGTACAGAAATACATACCTTTATACAAAACAAAGTatactattttcttttatcttggtaacagtaaagaaaaaaccctcaaagaCAGTGTCCTGCTcaaagctgaaaaggaaaacatctttcaGAGTAGCAAAAAATTTGGACTAAGTGGATGCATTTGGCAGTAGCATATTTTTAAGAGGCCAAAGGGTAAGTCAGCTGAGGGACAGAATGTGAGGAGAAGCACCAACATACCTGGATGAGAAGCAACAAGGAGAACCGAGTTCTGACTGTAGTGTGATATTGCTGGGATAATTCCTCTGAACAAATCCACATTGCTTTGTATAACATCAAGGTAAGTCTGAGCATTACCCAGAGAATTAACTGTAAGTATCACAACTTTTGAAtcagctgaagcagaaaaatctgaaaatataaagaaaatacggttttaaaatttatatcaTTTTATTAAGTTTTGGATGTAAAACAAAGAGCCATCCTAAAGGCTGAACTGCAGCATCCAGCCTCATTAGGGATTCTTTCCCTCCTGTCTCCTCCCATGTTCCCCAGCATGGAATTTGGGGCACTTCCACAGCACCTGTAACAGCTCTCCCACAGAACTACTTTTCCCATTTCATAGTTGGTaaacacagaaagcagatgCAATTTGTCCAAGATAACATAACAGAGACCAGAGAACATCTAGATGGGGTTGACATATAAGCTTTTCCAAGTTTTCTtggcaagagagaaaaaaaaaaaaaagcatatgtGAAAAGGCTCCATTTTTACTCCTCTTTTTAACAAAGTGGAAAGACTTTTACTCTTTCATCTGAGGCTTCTATAATTTTTTATCTTATAGCTCAATGAAGGACATGTAGACAACCATAAAGTGTTCCAAAAGTCTATTTATTAATTCAGAGACATGTATCTATTAGCCCAAGAAGAGACACAACTACATTTGCTTCAGAAATTCTTAAGTCAAAGCTGCCTTGAGTGGGTAACTCTGAATATCCGAGAACCCTACAGGTGATCAACCTGGACACAGAAACAAGGTAATTTGACTGTCACACACTTCTGGAACCAGCTGAAACCAAAGCAGAGGCCAAGTGAACTGACAAACTGGACATAATTAATACCAGCTTGCCCCAAGTGTACATATAAGCATACTAGATGTGTAAGTATTTTGTAACAGTACTAACAGCATAGCCAGCATCAACATACAAGCTTTCTCTACCACACCTAAATGTAAACCTATAATAGGTAACCACAAAGGCACAAACAGAGGTTTGTGGTACAGTTGCACAACCatggttcagaaaaaaatgtgctatCAGGAAAACCTGCAAGGTAAGACCAAAGGATGTAGAGCAGGCAACATCAGGTGCAGAATAAGCAGGTAAGATGCCTGGTGGAACCAGAACAAGTCCCTGTCCCTGAAATAAGATAAGTAACATCAGAAGCACAAGAAAGTCCCACATTTCATCTTGCAGAAgtgcaaagagcaaaaaaacaagctgaaaCCAAGTTGAGCAGGTTGAAGTTGCTCGATTCAGTTCCAGCTTCCCCTGTAGAAGAGCTTTCAAGCTGCATCACATCAAACTCTGCAACTAAGGCCATCAAGGACTGTAGCCATCATCACTGATTTTGGGGACATGGCATCAACTCTGTCAAATTGTACACACACAACTAATTGAGGACAAGATTGTTAAGAGCCAATTGTTTGAATATGCAGTGATAATGATTCAGAACTATTGGCCATGTGCATGTTTATGAACACCAATTTAGGTAAGAAGTACTTTGAAACTTACCTCATACTTTTTAACACTGCTCTCAACATTATCTCTAATTCCCTAacgttttttgtttttttttctcccttccttccctctctccactTATGACACTGAAGCAGTAGCCTgtcttctctctgtttctgtgcAAGTCCAATTTCAGCATTAGCCTCTTACCCTGGAAGTATAGACTATGTGCCAGAGCATCTGTACCTGTCCAGGTGTCCTGCTCTCATTAAAAAGAGCACAAACACAAATAGCACTCAGGCCCATTCCAGCAACAACATCTAATACCTTTGCTGATCTCCACATTTGGCAGAGCAAAGATTTCCAAGTCCATGGTCCCTCCTTTTGTTGCACCTTCAGAAAGATCCAAAAGAACCACCTTGTCTGCAGCACCCtgtatgaataaaaaaaacaatgcagaacaacaataaaacaagcCAAAAGTTGTTCTAGTGGGggtgaggaataaaaaaaacagtatgtCTCCAATTGCAGTGTTTGTAAGGTGTATAAACCAACCAAATGCCTGATGAAGATTTTTGtcaaataataagaaaaataatttagtgaGTTGAATTGGATAATGACTCAttacaaagaaaccaaaaacctcacaaaaccATCTCTGGGAAGTTATAAATGTTGAAGTTACTCTTATAGCCATAATGAAGTATAGACCATCTATAGACTACTCTTCCAGGGGACTAGGAGATCCCAGTTCTAAGAGTCCAACATTCGGGCAAAAATCCTTTACCTAAGGATTTTCAAAACAGGTGAATTCAATATGCAACCCTCTGAATTCAAAAACTTGACTGAGAAAAACAGGCAGTTACTAACACTCTGTGTGTCCGTAAGTTAACTGCAAAGCAAATTACATAAGCAGTGACAGGGTTATTAAAACTGCCGAGTTATTTCTAAATGTCAGACGCTAAGAACTAGGTTGGAACTTTCTCTATTAATCAGGTCTGTTCCTATTTATAAGAATTATGTACCTTTGCTGCAACTGCTAGCACACACGCAATGCCAAGATCTCCAGCTCCAACAACAGTAATTTTGTTAAAACATCCTTCATTTTTGCTTCCACCCActttctgctttgatttcatGTCAGTGTCTCCTACAAttcaaagaaaaccacaaatttAAGTGCTGGTCAACACTGTACTATGAAGAATTGCTGCTTCATAAAGGATCACAGTTTTGTCAGGCTTAAACCAAATTACATAAACTTCTTCAAAACAGTCAAGCCTAAACACAAACATTTCATCACAACTTGCAAGgtgtaaaacacaaaatatcCCTCTCTGGATAGGAATGTTTTTTCACTAAGTAGAAAATATTAGCATAACAATATGAAGAAGCTAGACACTAAGACCATAAAAACAATACTCCCTTTGCTACTGTTTCAGGTGTGTGTATATACCATGGTCCTACAATTTGTAAACTATTTTGTGTcttgaaaaatacatacaaaatgGATTTTGATTAAAATACAATGATCTGAAGTTGTTTGGCCAATGCTACTGGCAACACAACGATTCTCAGTCTGACTATAATGcagattttaaacagaaacattgAGATTGATTGACTAGAGGTATGTATTGTGCACACACGTGTCAGGATGAAGAACAATGGAACTGGAGCCATAAAACACCCAGATAAGGAAAACATGAGAATCATGAAATTCAGGAATTTTGCTCAAGACTTAAAATGGGTGAGATAAAAGCAATGACGCAAAAATGCGTCGAGAGCATCCTCTCTCGAATGGGGTGAAAAGCAAGTCCAAAATGAGCTTGTCACAACTGAACAAGGAGAACCCAAGAGATAGGATACAGGCCTAACAGCCAGCACTCCCTGTCCTCAGTGTTGCACACCAGTGACTGTGGCCAGACGAGTCTCAGGGATCACAACTGTGGACGTGAGTGTGAATGAACAAGATCTGAGACAACCACGAGACACAGAATTTTGGTGCAGTAATTTCCAATAGATGAGTAGGACCAAGTTTACAGCATTTTTTGGTAGGCTtaaacagaaacacatccaaaaTGGGCTGTTTAAGCAAATAAAGAGAACCTGAGCTCCCAGTTCAAAGACAGGCACCTTTGATTATATAGAGAAAATACCAAATAGTGTGGACACACAAACACCAAAAATTCAGATATTAAAATGGTGTAGGCATCTTTGTGATGCCaagtaataacaataaataaaacagatattGTGTAGGAACATTAGAAACAAATATATGAAAGCTTCCACACCTTCAGTAATCTTTGCAATGTATGAGAGAAGTTCCGCTTGCCTGGTTGCATCAGAAGATGACAGTGAATATAAAGGGAGCTCTTCCTCAAATTTTGCAATCATTTCCTTGATTAACCCAATGAGAGTTGATTTAGGCTGAAATACAGCAAGACAGAAGACAGAACAGTTGACTAGTCATTTCATACAGTGATAACAGCTATAAGCAGCACTACTTCATAAACAACCACAGCTATACAAAATTTAAGTAAATTAACACTTTAATAAAGACAGAAGGTAAATAAAAGTCTAAGAATCTCTATCttgataatgaaaaatacattccatctttttcagaaagctggcattcattaaataatttttactggCCTGGcagtaatatttaaattatttatctaATGCAGTGCATAAAATCCTTTAGCAACAGCACTGGCTTTTGAATCTCTATGCTAATGTTTCGAAATTCTGCTGGAAGAGACATACCCAGAAGGTAGGAAATTCCACTGAACTTTCTTGAGGGATACTCATTTGGTCTAGTATTATTATGAATTATTTAGAGCACCAAAGGAAAAAGTATGGAAGAGTTCACATGAGGCTTGTACTGTTTTTAACAAAGTCAGTCCCTTTTAATTCAGCTTAAAATAATTCTCCTTACAATCACAATCACTTCAGACAGTCTGAAAGCTGTAATTTCAAGAGTTGTAAtattctgcttctctttgcaTAATCATTACATTTGTAAGATTAaccaaaaatgcagaaaattaaaagtcCTGAACCCCATCTGCTCCTCTCCATCGATCTCCATGTGATATCACATTTTATTCCCAAATACTTTCCTCCCCTGTCAGCCACTCCACCTCTTACATGGCTCCAGTTTTGCAGGTAGGGCAAATAAATCCTGCCATGTGCATCAACATGCTTTCCCACTGAAATGCCCATGTTGACAGTTGGCTTCAAGAAGCAAATGGGAGGAGCAAAGGGATGAGAATCCAGAATCCACAGATGAATAGGTATGTTATAGGAGTTACCTGttcaacacaaaacaaaagctattGCTAACTTCTCCATTGCAAAGAGGCACTAAAAACCAGGCATGTAGGCATGTGATTCACACTTCGTAGtatcaaagaagaaaagcctGACAGGTGATTTCTGAGATTcatgctggaatgtttttatgtTCCTTAGGCTAGTTAATAAAAGCAGACTTGTGTGGATCAACTTGAAGTGCTACCAATTGTGTCTTTCTTAATAGaaagcttgttttgtttcccagGGCATTCTGTCAGCCAACATGTACCCTTTCCCAGGCAAAGAAATCTCTTACAGCTACCCATTTCATACTTATTTTAGCACTCAACAACTCAAAAAGGCATCTGTTATGAGCTTTACCTCAGACTTCAAAGgctttaagtaaaaaaaaaataaattacctacTAGTTATTTCTGGACACTGCCTATACAAGCAAAGGGCTTGTAAAGTTCATGCAACCTCCAGCAGAACCAAAGAGTTTGCCTACACAGTCTCAAATCaacttgttttttaatagttaaCTGACTTATCCAATACCACCTTATTTCAGCACCTGTGAGGGCATGAAGGCACTTGTTTATGCAGTAGAAGTGGCTTCTGCCAACTCATGCAAAATCCTTTAGAGCCACCTTTAAAGAAGCTGCACAGTGTATTATTAAAAGGCAGTACTCCACACATTTTACAATTAGATTCATAACTggtaaagaaattatatttgacTTAGCTTACCATATTTCACTGGAACAGTACCACTAAAATTCAAGAGGTCCTTCTGGGATCCATCCTTGAaggctgaaattaaaaagattattttaaaaagtaataataataataacatcTTTCAAACCTTGCATGTCAATCCAATCCCCAACTATCAATATACAAGattaaattttctttagaaatcaaACACACTGCTCCTCAAAGAATCAAGGTTAAAATGTTACTAAGGTCCCTGGTCCCTCTTTGAGAAAATTCCTTAATGTAATCTTAATGAAAATTGCATTGCTACAATTAAGCACATAATCAGTCTGAAAATCTCTTATCCTGAGTCATTCTGGTACTTAGCAACTTTCCATCAGGGAGGGAACTTTCAAGCTGAGGGATTCTGGAAGTCACACTTGATAAGCTAAAGACATCAAAACACTTTAAATACAGACATGGGATATGGGGAAAATGCTGTTACATATAAAGAATTTAAAAGAGCATCAATCTTCTATAATTACTGACAAGTTaatattaaatgtaatttagtGAATGAGTCGCTTAGGTTTTTATTTGCATGCATACTCAGAAGAGCTTGGTCACATGGCATGAGAAATTTTATTGCAAGCCAAAATAAAGATAGGAACACAACTGAAAGAGATCCACACTGTTTAGATTCTCTTATATACAGTCTGAATCTCTGGCAAGTAAGAATCACTATTAGTTCAAAGTAACTGTATAACTTCTTACTGTATGTGTTCATAGAGAATGTGAAGTTTGGGTAGATCTTGTTAacattctttatttcttctatgGTCAGGTCTCTGAACTTATactgggaagaggggagaaataagtcagaaa
Encoded here:
- the UEVLD gene encoding ubiquitin-conjugating enzyme E2 variant 3 isoform X2, whose amino-acid sequence is MNTYTFKDGSQKDLLNFSGTVPVKYGNSYNIPIHLWILDSHPFAPPICFLKPTVNMGISVGKHVDAHGRIYLPYLQNWSHPKSTLIGLIKEMIAKFEEELPLYSLSSSDATRQAELLSYIAKITEGDTDMKSKQKVGGSKNEGCFNKITVVGAGDLGIACVLAVAAKGAADKVVLLDLSEGATKGGTMDLEIFALPNVEISKDFSASADSKVVILTVNSLGNAQTYLDVIQSNVDLFRGIIPAISHYSQNSVLLVASHPVEVMTYVSWKLSAFPKSRVIGVGTNLDAERFQYILTNLLKAQVLAKDTWIIGEQGEDKVPSWTSGNLIANQTEAMAVRNSREKVANRAMEILKEKGQRSWSVGLSVADLTDSILRDKRKVHSVSTLAKGCCNINSEVFLSLPCILGTSGVIEMIKFEEDPLVQEKLQSSAGSIHDLQQQLKL
- the UEVLD gene encoding ubiquitin-conjugating enzyme E2 variant 3 isoform X1, which encodes MALAEEALRKQLGKYKFRDLTIEEIKNVNKIYPNFTFSMNTYTFKDGSQKDLLNFSGTVPVKYGNSYNIPIHLWILDSHPFAPPICFLKPTVNMGISVGKHVDAHGRIYLPYLQNWSHPKSTLIGLIKEMIAKFEEELPLYSLSSSDATRQAELLSYIAKITEGDTDMKSKQKVGGSKNEGCFNKITVVGAGDLGIACVLAVAAKGAADKVVLLDLSEGATKGGTMDLEIFALPNVEISKDFSASADSKVVILTVNSLGNAQTYLDVIQSNVDLFRGIIPAISHYSQNSVLLVASHPVEVMTYVSWKLSAFPKSRVIGVGTNLDAERFQYILTNLLKAQVLAKDTWIIGEQGEDKVPSWTSGNLIANQTEAMAVRNSREKVANRAMEILKEKGQRSWSVGLSVADLTDSILRDKRKVHSVSTLAKGCCNINSEVFLSLPCILGTSGVIEMIKFEEDPLVQEKLQSSAGSIHDLQQQLKL
- the UEVLD gene encoding ubiquitin-conjugating enzyme E2 variant 3 isoform X3 encodes the protein MPKSTLIGLIKEMIAKFEEELPLYSLSSSDATRQAELLSYIAKITEGDTDMKSKQKVGGSKNEGCFNKITVVGAGDLGIACVLAVAAKGAADKVVLLDLSEGATKGGTMDLEIFALPNVEISKDFSASADSKVVILTVNSLGNAQTYLDVIQSNVDLFRGIIPAISHYSQNSVLLVASHPVEVMTYVSWKLSAFPKSRVIGVGTNLDAERFQYILTNLLKAQVLAKDTWIIGEQGEDKVPSWTSGNLIANQTEAMAVRNSREKVANRAMEILKEKGQRSWSVGLSVADLTDSILRDKRKVHSVSTLAKGCCNINSEVFLSLPCILGTSGVIEMIKFEEDPLVQEKLQSSAGSIHDLQQQLKL
- the UEVLD gene encoding ubiquitin-conjugating enzyme E2 variant 3 isoform X5 translates to MGISVGKHVDAHGRIYLPYLQNWSHPKSTLIGLIKEMIAKFEEELPLYSLSSSDATRQAELLSYIAKITEGDTDMKSKQKVGGSKNEGCFNKITVVGAGDLGIACVLAVAAKGAADKVVLLDLSEGATKGGTMDLEIFALPNVEISKDFSASADSKVVILTVNSLGNAQTYLDVIQSNVDLFRGIIPAISHYSQNSVLLVASHPVEVMTYVSWKLSAFPKSRVIGVGTNLDAERFQYILTNLLKAQVLAKDTWIIGEQGEDKVPSWTSGNLIANQTEAMAVRNSREKVANRAMEILKEKGQRSWSVGLSVADLTDSILRDKRKVHSVSTLAKGCCNINSEVFLSLPCILGTSGVIEMIKFEEDPLVQEKLQSSAGSIHDLQQQLKL
- the UEVLD gene encoding ubiquitin-conjugating enzyme E2 variant 3 isoform X4, with amino-acid sequence MALAEEALRKQLGKYKFRDLTIEEIKNVNKIYPNFTFSMNTYTFKDGSQKDLLNFSGTVPVKYGNSYNIPIHLWILDSHPFAPPICFLKPTVNMGISVGKHVDAHGRIYLPYLQNWSHPKSTLIGLIKEMIAKFEEELPLYSLSSSDATRQAELLSYIAKITEGDTDMKSKQKVGGSKNEGCFNKITVVGAGDLGIACVLAVAAKGAADKVVLLDLSEGATKGGTMDLEIFALPNVEISKGTGTCSGSTRHLTCLFCT